CTGGTACCACTCCTTTCCTTTCACGCTACCTACCCGTCCACGCTCGCGGACTAAAACCGTACTGGATGCGCGCCGTCCTTCCCGCCGACGGACGGCGCGTGGGCCGATCGGGCCGGACGCGGGGCCCCGCCCGTCAAACTATGCCGGCGTCGAAACCTTATATGTGTATAATCTATACCGAGTGTATTCACACACTTGTAGCCAACCTTTACCACGAATAGATGTCTCCGGGTGTATATGAGCACCAGTACCGCAGACCTCGACGGTGACGACCTTCTCTCGGAGTCGGAGTACCGCGATCGCCTCCGCGAGCTTCCCCCGAGCGCGAAGCTCGTAGCGAAAGTCCTCGAAAGCGACGCGCCGCTCTCGCAGGGCCAGCTGGCCGAGGAGTCGCTCCTCCCCGACCGCACGGTCCGCTACGCCCTCAACCGCCTCGAAGAGGCGGAGATCGTCGGCTCGCGTTACAGCTTCAAGGACGCCCGCAAGCAGGTCTACTACCTCAACACGTAGACCCCGGCGCTCCCGCAAATCTCCGCTCTGCTCTCTCTTCACTCACCCGTGACGCCCTCGTCTCGCGACCGTCCCTCCGTCCGCCGCATCGCCGTCCCCGTCGAGGATCCGGTCCCGACGGGCTCGACGAACGCGTACCTCGTCGACGACGCCCTCCTCGTCGATCCGCCGGCGCGCAGCGACGACCTCGACGCCGCCGTCGCCGACGCCTCGATCGAACACCTCGCGGTCACGCACGCGCATCCCGATCACGTCGGCGCCGTCGCCCACTACGCCGCCGAGACGGACGCGACGGTCTGGTGCCGCCGGGGTCGCGAGGGCCGCTTCGTCGAGGCGACGGGCACAGGGCCCGACCGGACCTTCGTCGAGGGCACCGACCTCCCGACGGGCGCCTCCGTGCTCGACGTCCCCGGCCACGCCCCGGACCACGTCGCCTTCGAGACCGATCGGGGAGTCCTCTGCGGCGACGTCGCGACCGCCGAGGGCAGCGTCGCCGTCGCGGCGCCCGAGGGCGACGTCCGCGCGTACCTGGTCGCGCTCCGCCGCCTCATCGCCCGCGACCCGCCGCGGCTGTTCCCCGGTCACGGGCCCGTGATCGAGGAGCCCCGCACCGCGTGCGAGCGGCTCTACCGCCACCGCCTCGACCGGGAGCGACGGGTCCTCGATGCGGTCCGCGCGGGCGCCGGCGACGTCGACGCGGTGCTCGATGCGGCCTACGACGCGGACCTAGCCGGCGTCCGCGACCTCGCGCGCCGGACCGTCGTCGCCCACCTGGAGAAGCTCGCGACGGAGCGCCGCGTCGACTTCGACCGCGACGCCGAGACGGTCGCGCCGCGGTGACGTCGACTCGCGGCTTCCCTCTATTTCCCCGCCCCCGACCGGGAGCGTTTTGTTCGCGTCGCCGGGACACAGAGACGTGAGCGAGGCCCCCTCCCTGGAAGCGGAGCTCGACCGCGCCCGCGAGCTGTCGGTGTCGGACCTCGCGGACGCCATCGAGTCCATCGGCTTCGAGTGTACGCGCTGCGGCGCGTGCTGCAAGGGCCACGCGGACGAAGACGACGAAACCGAGCCGCACACGGCGACCGTGTTCCCCGACGAGATCCGGCGGATTCAGGAGGCGGCGGCCGAAGCCGATGACGGCGGCGACGAGACCGACGACGTCGACGACGAGACCGACGATGTCGACGACGAGACCGACGATGTCGACGCATACGACTGGCGCGACGTCGCCCGACCGATGCCGTACGGGCTCCCCGAGGGCGACGGGAGCGCCGACGGTGAGACGTTCGAGTGGGCGCTCCAGACGGACGCCTGCGGCGACTGCGCGTTCTACGAGGAGGGAGAGACCGAGGGCGCCTGCCGGATCCACTCCGACCGACCGCTCATCTGCCGGACCTACCCCTTCAGCGTCGCGCTCGGCGGTACGAGCCAGCCGATGGGCGAGGCCGTCGACGAGGAGGGGATGGTCCGCGCCCACGAGTGCGAGGGGCTCGGCCGCGACATCTCCCGCGCGGACGCCGAAGAGCTGGCCGCGGCGCTGAAGGAGCGCGCGGTCCGCGAACTCGAAGAGGCGATCGGCGTCCGCGACAACTACGCGCCGGTCGACGCCGACGGCGTCGTCGTGTACGACTCCGAGGGGCCGAAGCGGGCGGACGGCACGGCGATCGACGGCGGGGAGTGACCACAACGCCCACCCGCGCGTGCGAGCCTTCTTGACGGCCCCGTCCTAAGCCCCGCTGATGACGGCCGATTCAGCGGTCTTCGATCGGGTCGCCGAGGCGACCGAGGGCGACGAAGTACGGCTCACGCTGGCGACCGAGGACGCGACGGTCGGCGGCGTCGACTTCGCGTCGCCGGTCGTCACCCGCGTGGCCGCGGTCCGCGAGGAGACGGTCGACGCGCGGCAGAAGGACGTCGACATCGACGGGATCGTCGACCGGCGGATCCTCCACCTCGTCCCGCTCGGCGACGACGACGCCCACAGCGCCTACGTCCTGGAGACGCGGAGCCCGGTCGTGGGCGCAGACGCGGTCGAGCCACTGCGCGCACAGCCCCGCGACGGCTGCGGGCCGAGCGACGACGTGACGACCCTCCCGGTCGTCGCCGAGGTCGAGTCGATCGAGGTCCGATCGTAGACCGGTCTGCGGCGCTCTGCGATCGGAGCCGAAACCACTACCGCCGACGCCGCACACCACCGGGTATGCGAGTCAGCGTCATCGGCGGAAGCAGCATCGACGCGAGCGAGGCGGAAACGGCGGAGAGCCTCGGCCGGGTCCTCGCCCAGCGCGGCCACACGATCGTCTGCGGCGGCCTCGGCGGCGTGATGGAGGCCGTTTGCCGCGGCGCCGCCGACGCGGGCGGCCACACGATCGGCATCCTCCCCACGGACCGTCGCGCGGACGCGAACGAGTACGTCGACGAGGCGATCGCGACCGGGCTGGGCCACGCGCGGAACCCCCTCGTGGTGATGAACGGCGACGCGGTCGTCGCGGTCGACGGCGGGGGCGGCACGCTCTCGGAACTGGGCTTCGCGTCGGTCTACGACCGGCCGACCGCCGGCATCGGCACTCACGAGGCCGCACACGTCGAGGCCGTCGAGACGGCCGAAGAAGCGGTGGAGTACGTCGAGCGCGAGGCGCGCGCGGAGTAACGACCTACCAGGTGCCGTGGAAG
This is a stretch of genomic DNA from Halobellus sp. MBLA0158. It encodes these proteins:
- a CDS encoding YkgJ family cysteine cluster protein, which translates into the protein MSEAPSLEAELDRARELSVSDLADAIESIGFECTRCGACCKGHADEDDETEPHTATVFPDEIRRIQEAAAEADDGGDETDDVDDETDDVDDETDDVDAYDWRDVARPMPYGLPEGDGSADGETFEWALQTDACGDCAFYEEGETEGACRIHSDRPLICRTYPFSVALGGTSQPMGEAVDEEGMVRAHECEGLGRDISRADAEELAAALKERAVRELEEAIGVRDNYAPVDADGVVVYDSEGPKRADGTAIDGGE
- a CDS encoding TIGR00725 family protein, giving the protein MRVSVIGGSSIDASEAETAESLGRVLAQRGHTIVCGGLGGVMEAVCRGAADAGGHTIGILPTDRRADANEYVDEAIATGLGHARNPLVVMNGDAVVAVDGGGGTLSELGFASVYDRPTAGIGTHEAAHVEAVETAEEAVEYVEREARAE
- a CDS encoding MBL fold metallo-hydrolase, which gives rise to MTPSSRDRPSVRRIAVPVEDPVPTGSTNAYLVDDALLVDPPARSDDLDAAVADASIEHLAVTHAHPDHVGAVAHYAAETDATVWCRRGREGRFVEATGTGPDRTFVEGTDLPTGASVLDVPGHAPDHVAFETDRGVLCGDVATAEGSVAVAAPEGDVRAYLVALRRLIARDPPRLFPGHGPVIEEPRTACERLYRHRLDRERRVLDAVRAGAGDVDAVLDAAYDADLAGVRDLARRTVVAHLEKLATERRVDFDRDAETVAPR
- a CDS encoding winged helix-turn-helix domain-containing protein; its protein translation is MSTSTADLDGDDLLSESEYRDRLRELPPSAKLVAKVLESDAPLSQGQLAEESLLPDRTVRYALNRLEEAEIVGSRYSFKDARKQVYYLNT